The Oncorhynchus masou masou isolate Uvic2021 chromosome 31, UVic_Omas_1.1, whole genome shotgun sequence genome includes a region encoding these proteins:
- the LOC135524192 gene encoding mitochondrial glutamate carrier 1-like: MAEQKVSLPAKLINGGVAGLVGVTCVFPIDLAKTRLQNQQGARVYTGMLDCLTKTVKMEGYFGMYRGAVVNLTLVTPEKAIKLAANDIFRQKLSKDGKLPLWGEILAGCGAGTCQVIVTTPMEMLKIQLQDAGRLAAITRVVQAPTAAPGPAPSLVAPPTAQPAPPPRTTAIRITLELLKTRGLPGLYRGAGATLMRDVPFSMIYFPMFANLNALGRGGPSSHGDLQERAPFLQSFTAGCTAGSVAAVAVTPLDVIKTRIQTLQKGEGEDTYRGIVDCTRRIWSKEGPATFLKGATCRALVIAPLFGIAQGVYFLGVGEQLLGLLE, encoded by the exons ATGGCCGAGCAGAAAGTTAG CCTACCTGCTAAGCTGATTAATGGGGGCGTGGCAGGGCTGGTGGGTGTGACCTGTGTGTTTCCTATTGATCTGGCTAAGACCCGCCTACAGAACCAGCAGGGAGCCCGAGTCTACACCGGGAT GCTGGACTGTTTGACGAAGACAGTTAAGATGGAAGGCTACTTTGGGATGTATAGAG gtgCAGTAGTGAATCTCACTCTTGTCACACCAGAGAAAGCCATCAAACTGGCAGCAAATGATATCTTCAGACAGAAACTCTCCAAGGATGG GAAGTTGCCCCTATGGGGGGAGATACTGGCAGGATGTGGGGCGGGGACGTGTCAGGTGATAGTGACCACACCCATGGAGATGCTCAAGATCCAGTTGCAAGACGCAGGAAGGTTGG CTGCCATAACCAGAGTGGTCCAAGCACCCACTGCAGCTCCTGGTCCAGCGCCGTCATTGGTGGCCCCCCCTACAGCCCAGCCAGCCCCACCACCACGGACCACTGCCATCCGAATCACCCTGGAGCTACTGAAAACACGCGGCCTGCCTGGCCTCTACCGGGGAGCAGGAGCCACATTGATGAG GGACGTCCCTTTCTCTATGATCTACTTCCCGATGTTCGCCAACCTGAACGCGCTGGGCCGAGGAGGGCCGAGTAGCCATGGAGACCTGCAAGAGCGGGCCCCCTTCCTGCAGTCCTTCACGGCAGGCTGCACAGCCGGATCAGTGGCAGCTGTAGCTGTCACACCACTGgacg TCATAAAGACACGTATACAGACCTtgcagaagggggagggggaggacacATACCGTGGCATTGTTGACTGCACACG GCGGATCTGGAGTAAAGAGGGCCCAGCAACATTCCTCAAAGGGGCGACATGTCGCGCTCTGGTCATTGCCCCTCTCTTTGGCATCGCACAGGGGGTCTACTTTCTGGGCGTAGGAGAGCAGTTGCTAGGGCTACTGGAATAG